In Drosophila gunungcola strain Sukarami chromosome 2R unlocalized genomic scaffold, Dgunungcola_SK_2 000020F, whole genome shotgun sequence, a single window of DNA contains:
- the LOC128256598 gene encoding U7 snRNA-associated Sm-like protein LSm11 — protein MSDSESKAQKGSKEETSSHDLELDVCSEKFNPLRALYEPNYKVTDAVPKVLYQNLAAFESALKKFGIWQLNKRQKAKTGGGAGGDQEAAKKGSTSTMSANILEPPQRRFELHQMPTTSSSKKKHHRNIFTYMEATVGPLELLRKCIPLAGHKETTERIRVRVVLRKQGAIGGNVEGELVAFDKQWNLLLRGATETWKRRKYNYGEQNICDTPVDCTERLRELGITLPQTQVKSLNRKNVEIKRHLPQILIRGENVVIISLIAKET, from the coding sequence ATGAGCGACAGCGAATCAAAAGCCCAGAAGGGGTCAAAAGAAGAGACCTCCTCCCATGATCTTGAATTGGATGTGTGCAGCGAGAAGTTCAATCCTCTTCGTGCCTTATACGAACCCAATTACAAGGTGACTGATGCGGTTCCAAAAGTTCTGTACCAAAACCTGGCCGCCTTCGAGAGTGCACTCAAAAAGTTCGGGATCTGGCAGTTGAACAAGCGGCAGAAGGCGAAAACTGGAGGAGGAGCCGGAGGAGATCAAGAAGCAGCAAAAAAGGGCAGCACTTCCACCATGTCTGCAAACATCCTAGAGCCTCCTCAGCGCCGCTTTGAGCTCCATCAGATGCCCACAACGAGCAGCTCGAAGAAAAAGCACCATCGCAATATTTTCACCTATATGGAGGCGACTGTCGGTCCGCTGGAACTCCTCAGGAAGTGCATACCCTTGGCCGGCCACAAGGAAACCACCGAAAGGATACGAGTCCGGGTGGTGCTCCGCAAGCAGGGAGCAATAGGCGGCAATGTGGAGGGTGAACTGGTGGCCTTCGACAAGCAGTGGAATCTCCTCCTCAGAGGAGCCACCGAAACCTGGAAGCGGCGAAAGTACAATTACGGAGAGCAGAACATATGCGACACACCGGTGGACTGCACCGAGCGACTCAGGGAGCTGGGCATCACTCTGCCCCAGACTCAAGTCAAAAGTTTGAACCGAAAGAACGTGGAGATAAAGCGGCATCTGCCACAGATCCTGATACGCGGCGAAAATGTGGTGATAATAAGTTTAATAGCTAAGGAAACATAG
- the LOC128256597 gene encoding mitochondrial amidoxime-reducing component 1: MATVGRNATFDLSPKALVGVGVGLVAVGGASYLLYRHLTRDVMPQKWRRVGTVQRIHFFPVKSCAPLEIAQPDVEYDVDVLSMSFEGIRDRTLMVVNDQNEMVTARVYPQMTQIHSKKVSPSKLLFNAKDLPDLELDFEKLEGPEKDVRTAVWGVPVDVMPCGDRINKWFSQAILKKDSGLKLVHYAYPKPVMTINPRLKNMPFIRQEDSGTFNDATSYMLMNLSSVADLNTRLKNPVDAQQFRGNFELKMDVDEPYAEDNWKWLRIGDDAVFRSVAPCTRCIFPNINVRTAERDPDGEPLKTLRSYRLFNYSSPALGIHLGLRLPGKVKANDVVYVGYQ; the protein is encoded by the exons ATGGCAA CCGTCGGAAGAAACGCGACCTTTGACCTCAGTCCCAAGGCCctggtgggcgtgggcgtCGGACTGGTGGCTGTGGGCGGGGCCAGTTACCTACTGTACCGCCACCTGACCCGCGATGTAATGCCCCAAAAGTGGCGACGTGTGGGCACTGTGCAGAGGATTCACTTCTTTCCGGTCAAGTCCTGTGCTCCTCTGGAGATCGCTCAGCCTGACGTGGAGTACGACGTCGATGTGCTCAGCATGTCCTTTGAGGGAATAAGGGATCGCACCTTGATGGTGGTCAATGACCAGAACGAGATGGTCACGGCTCGGGTGTATCCACAGATGACCCAGATCCACTCAAAGAAGGTTTCGCCCAGTAAGCTGCTCTTTAACGCCAAGGACCTACCCGACCTGGAGTTGGATTTTGAAAAGCTTGAGGGTCCCGAAAAGGATGTGCGCACCGCCGTTTGGGGCGTGCCCGTGGACGTGATGCCCTGCGGGGATCGGATCAACAAGTGGTTCTCCCAGGCCATTCTAAAGAAGGATTCCGGCCTCAAGCTGGTTCACTATGCCTATCCAAAGCCAGTGATGACTATTAATCCGCGGCTCAAAAATATGCCCTTCATTAGACAGGAGGATTCG GGCACCTTTAACGATGCCACCAGTTATATGCTGATGAACCTTTCGTCGGTGGCTGATCTTAACACCCGACTAAAGAACCCTGTGGATGCACAGCAGTTCCGCGGTAATTTCGAACTGAAAATGGATGTGGATGAGCCCTATGCCGAGGACAACTGGAAATGGCTTCGCATTGGGGATGATGCTGTTTTCCGTTCGGTGGCGCCCTGCACCCGATGCATTTTTCCGAACATCAATGTAAGGACGGCTGAAAGGGACCCCGATGGGGAACCACTTAAGACCTTGAGGAG CTACCGATTGTTCAACTACAGCTCGCCGGCCCTGGGCATTCACTTGGGACTTCGGCTGCCGGGAAAGGTCAAGGCCAACGATGTGGTTTACGTTGGGTACCAGTGA
- the LOC128256596 gene encoding LOW QUALITY PROTEIN: mitochondrial amidoxime-reducing component 1-like (The sequence of the model RefSeq protein was modified relative to this genomic sequence to represent the inferred CDS: deleted 1 base in 1 codon): MATGGSNATFDLSPKALVGVGVGLVAVGGASYLLYRHLTRDVMPQKWRRVGTVQAIHFFPVKSCAPLEIWKPDVEYDCDVLSMSFEGIRDRTLMVVNEKNEMITARTYPKMTQIRSKKVSPGKLLFSAQDMPDLELDFEKLDGPEKDVRTAVWGVPVDVMPCGDRINKWFSQAILKKDSGLKLVHYPYPKPVKASNPDLKDMPSVRQEDTGAFTDATSFMLMNLSSVADLNTRLKNPVDALQFRGSFDLKMDVDEPYAEDNWQWLRIGDDAVFRTVGPCTRCIVPNIDVKTAAINSDGEPLKTLKSYRKFKYSAPAMGIHLGLRLPGKVKANDVVYIGDQ; encoded by the exons ATGGCAA CCGGTGGAAGCAACGCGACCTTTGACCTCAGTCCCAAGGCCttggtgggcgtgggcgtCGGACTGGTGGCTGTGGGCGGGGCCAGTTACCTACTGTACCGCCACCTGACCCGCGATGTAATGCCCCAAAAGTGGCGACGTGTGGGCACTGTGCAGGCGATCCACTTCTTTCCCGTGAAGTCCTGTGCTCCTCTAGAAATCTGGAAGCCTGACGTGGAGTACGACTGCGATGTGCTTAGCATGTCCTTTGAGGGAATAAGAGATCGCACCTTGATGGTGGTCAATGAGAAGAACGAGATGATCACGGCTCGGACCTATCCGAAAATGACCCAGATCCGCTCAAAGAAAGTGTCG CCTGGTAAGTTGCTCTTTAGCGCCCAGGACATGCCCGACCTGGAGTTGGACTTTGAGAAGCTTGATGGTCCCGAAAAGGATGTGCGTACCGCCGTTTGGGGCGTGCCCGTGGACGTGATGCCCTGTGGAGATCGGATCAACAAGTGGTTCTCCCAGGCCATCCTAAAGAAGGATTCCGGCCTCAAGCTGGTTCACTATCCCTATCCGAAACCAGTAAAGGCTAGCAATCCGGACCTCAAGGACATGCCCTCAGTAAGACAGGAGGATACG GGCGCCTTCACCGATGCCACCAGTTTTATGCTGATGAACCTTTCGTCGGTGGCTGATCTTAACACCCGCCTGAAGAATCCTGTGGACGCCCTGCAGTTCCGTGGAAGTTTCGATCTGAAAATGGATGTGGATGAGCCCTATGCCGAGGACAATTGGCAGTGGCTTCGCATTGGGGATGATGCTGTGTTCCGAACGGTGGGCCCATGCACTCGCTGCATCGTTCCGAACATAGATGTGAAGACGGCTGCGATAAACTCTGACGGAGAGCCACTCAAGACGCTGAAGAG CTACCGCAAGTTCAAGTACAGCGCACCGGCTATGGGCATTCATTTGGGACTTCGGCTGCCGGGAAAGGTCAAGGCCAACGATGTGGTATACATAGGGGACCAGTGA
- the LOC128256599 gene encoding vesicle-associated membrane protein 7, with protein sequence MPILYSVISRGTTVLAKFAECVGNFAEVTEHIIGRIGVHNHKMTYTHGDYLIHYNCENKLVYMCITDNEFEQSRAFLFLADVKQKFIQTYGLQVATAIAYSMNTEFSKILAQQMVYFSQSREVDTISRVHGQIDELKDIMVKNIDSLRDRGEKLELLVNKTENLSNNSVAFRKASRNLARQMFWKNIRIYVVVGLVITFIVYVIVSMACGGLAWQSCV encoded by the exons ATGCCCATACTATACAGTGTCATATCGCGGGGCACCACGGTGCTGGCCAAGTTTGCCGAGTGCGTCGGCAACTTTGCCGAAGTTACGGAGCACATAATCGGCCGGATCGGGGTGCACAACCACAAGATGACCTACACACACGGCGACTACCTGATCCACTACAACTGCGAGAACAAGCTGGTTTACATGTGCATCACCGACAAC GAGTTCGAGCAATCGCGGGCCTTCCTCTTCTTGGCGGATGTCAAGCAGAAGTTCATCCAGACCTATGGCCTGCAGGTGGCCACGGCCATTGCCTACTCGATGAACACGGAATTCTCCAAGATCTTGGCCCAGCAGATGGTCTACTTCAGTCAGTCGCGGGAGGTGGACACCATTTCGCGGGTCCATGGACAGATCGACGAGCTAAAAGACATAATGGTTAAGAATATTG ACAGTCTGCGGGATCGCGGCGAGAAACTGGAGCTGCTGGTCAACAAGACCGAAAACCTGAGCAATAAT TCCGTTGCATTCCGCAAAGCCTCGCGAAACTTGGCACGACAAATGTTCTGGAAGAACATCCGCATCTACGTGGTGGTGGGCCTGGTGATAACCTTCATTGTTTACGTGATCGTGAGCATGGCCTGCGGTGGCCTTGCCTGGCAGTCCTGTGTTTAA
- the LOC128256455 gene encoding stimulator of interferon genes protein homolog — MFGEMAIANGAEEEEHEVRTAKSRKCFYLKKMIGDYIDTSVRVVATVFLADFLQRLYRCVVEYVRYSRYYLPEDRLWTVVRRSYTYNNKSAYLLLAYLIVGLSRISVSGNFRSVVPTVMFLAHMPLYWIFSDLGQSTLSYAHWIRDSHGLDYAAGMASNYFHGYLKLSLPERKDDGLKHRMALYEDKMNVTFGVDRLVILIPDEMFVSGELDSKYLEKVEPLETKFINRAGVYRPFKHAVYKLKHRINGKFYYFAMEGATPMLSFFDAMQFNLSATWQMQELKREIWLKFYKHLKELITTWPETRNEVELIIYNSHDTKGNLVDVGELLIDHMKNKTKIIDESTD, encoded by the exons ATGTTTGGCGAAATGGCAATCGCAAACGGCGCGGAAGAAGAGGAGCACGAAGTGCGGACGGCGAAGAGCaggaaatgtttttatttgaaaaaaatgatcgGAGATTACATAG ACACCTCTGTGCGCGTTGTGGCCACCGTGTTTCTGGCCGACTTCCTGCAGCGCTTGTACCGCTGTGTCGTCGAATATGTCCGATATAGCCGGTACTATCTGCCGGAGGATCGGCTGTGGACCGTTGTGCGTCGCTCGTACACGTACAACAACAAATCGGCGTACCTGCTGCTGGCCTACCTGATCGTGGGACTTTCCCGAATTTCCGTTTCCGGGAACTTCAGGAGCGTAGTGCCCACGGTCATGTTCCTGGCCCACATGCCGCTCTACTGGATCTTCAGTGACCTGGGCCAGAGCACCCTCAGCTACGCCCACTGGATACGGGACTCACATGGCCTGGACTATGCGGCCGGAATGGCCTCCAACTACTTCCACGGCTACCTCAAACTATCACTGCCCGAACGCAAGGACGACGGACTCAAGCACCGAATGGCTTTGTATGAG GACAAGATGAACGTGACTTTTGGCGTGGATCGACTGGTAATCCTTATACCCGACGAAATGTTCGTCAGCGGTGAACTGGACAGCAAGTATTTGGAAAAAGTTGAG CCCCTGGAAACGAAGTTCATTAACAGAGCTGGAGTGTATCGTCCTTTTAAGCACGCTGTATACAAACTGAAGCACAGGATAAACGGCAAGTTTTACTACTTCGCCATGGAGGGCGCCACGCCCATGTTATCCTTCTTCGATGCCATGCAGTTCAACTTGTCGGCCACCTGGcagatgcaggaactaaagcGGGAGATCTGGCTCAAGTTCTACAAGCACCTGAAGGAGCTCATTACGACGTGGCCCGAGACCCGCAACGAAGTGGAGCTCATCATCTATAACT CCCATGATACCAAGGGTAATCTTGTTGATGTCGGCGAATTGCTCATAGATCacatgaaaaataaaaccaaaattattgACGAATCGACCGACTGA
- the LOC128256456 gene encoding stimulator of interferon genes protein homolog isoform X2 gives MIRTLTISMRFVAVTSVHIVETVFLADILQRLFLSVVEYVRHKPNYLPEDRVRRILRRSFTYRNKSKCLLWCVFLGMVISVTGNLRAVFPSFKFLVHIPLYWLLKYVEQSPLTDLYWLRDSHGLDYATGMALNWFHGRLKASLPERQDDGLKPRMDVYEAKDNVSFGLNQLVILSLDESSNHEILKKHFICKARHTMTRVIQLILPIGSSLTWEKKKPKTLDVFRLTLKSNDADLRNSNSLSNNQLKSWPF, from the exons ATGATTAGAACATTGACCATATCAATGAGATTCGTTGCAGTCACGTCTGTTCACATTGTGGAAACGGTGTTTTTGGCTGACATCCTGCAGCGTTTATTTCTGAGCGTGGTCGAATACGTCCGACATAAGCCGAACTATCTGCCCGAGGATCGGGTGCGGAGGATTCTCCGCCGCTCGTTCACCTACagaaacaaatcaaaatgtctgCTGTGGTGTGTCTTCTTGGGAATGGTTATCTCGGTTACTGGGAACTTAAGGGCCGTGTTTCCTTCGTTCAAGTTCCTGGTACATATTCCTCTGTACTGGCTCTTAAAATATGTCGAGCAGAGCCCGCTGACCGATCTCTACTGGTTGAGGGACTCGCATGGACTGGATTATGCAACCGGAATGGCCTTAAACTGGTTCCATGGGCGCCTCAAAGCCTCACTGCCCGAACGCCAGGACGATGGGCTTAAACCTCGGATGGATGTCTATGAG GCCAAGGACAACGTATCTTTTGGCTTGAATCAACTGGTGATCCTTAGTCTCGACGAGTCCTCTAACCATGAAATACTTAAGAAGCATTTTATATGTAAAGCTAGG CACACGATGACGAGGGTAATCCAGTTGATCTTACCGATTGGCTCATCTCTCacatgggaaaaaaaaaaaccaaaaactctTGACGTTTTTAGATTAACTCTTAAGTCTAACGATGCCGACCTTAGGAATTCTAATTCCTTGAGtaataatcaattaaaatcttggccattttaa
- the LOC128256456 gene encoding stimulator of interferon genes protein homolog isoform X1: MIRTLTISMRFVAVTSVHIVETVFLADILQRLFLSVVEYVRHKPNYLPEDRVRRILRRSFTYRNKSKCLLWCVFLGMVISVTGNLRAVFPSFKFLVHIPLYWLLKYVEQSPLTDLYWLRDSHGLDYATGMALNWFHGRLKASLPERQDDGLKPRMDVYEAKDNVSFGLNQLVILSLDESSNHEILKKHFICKARPLETSRGDRILKHDVYRKKVNDKIYYFVVELAEPMMSFSEALVSGSTGTWQMKELEREIRMRFNEKLAELIHMCPETRNLAIIYKSHDDEGNPVDLTDWLISHMGKKKTKNS, encoded by the exons ATGATTAGAACATTGACCATATCAATGAGATTCGTTGCAGTCACGTCTGTTCACATTGTGGAAACGGTGTTTTTGGCTGACATCCTGCAGCGTTTATTTCTGAGCGTGGTCGAATACGTCCGACATAAGCCGAACTATCTGCCCGAGGATCGGGTGCGGAGGATTCTCCGCCGCTCGTTCACCTACagaaacaaatcaaaatgtctgCTGTGGTGTGTCTTCTTGGGAATGGTTATCTCGGTTACTGGGAACTTAAGGGCCGTGTTTCCTTCGTTCAAGTTCCTGGTACATATTCCTCTGTACTGGCTCTTAAAATATGTCGAGCAGAGCCCGCTGACCGATCTCTACTGGTTGAGGGACTCGCATGGACTGGATTATGCAACCGGAATGGCCTTAAACTGGTTCCATGGGCGCCTCAAAGCCTCACTGCCCGAACGCCAGGACGATGGGCTTAAACCTCGGATGGATGTCTATGAG GCCAAGGACAACGTATCTTTTGGCTTGAATCAACTGGTGATCCTTAGTCTCGACGAGTCCTCTAACCATGAAATACTTAAGAAGCATTTTATATGTAAAGCTAGG CCCCTTGAAACGAGCAGAGGGGATCGTATCCTAAAGCACGATGTCTACAGGAAGAAGGTGAATGACAAGATATATTACTTTGTTGTCGAGCTTGCCGAGCCCATGATGAGCTTTTCCGAAGCCCTGGTGTCCGGATCGACGGGCACATGGCAGATGAAGGAATTGGAGAGAGAGATCAGGATGAGATTCAATGAGAAATTGGCAGAGCTCATTCATATGTGTCCGGAGACTCGCAACCTAGCCATCATCTATAAGT CACACGATGACGAGGGTAATCCAGTTGATCTTACCGATTGGCTCATCTCTCacatgggaaaaaaaaaaaccaaaaactctTGA
- the LOC128256457 gene encoding origin recognition complex subunit 6: MTTLIEQLITKMGLREEPNVIEKTTELVRLLELRSTNVPLQINEYGKIVLCADLASCLLGIGFDKEQALKLSGLRKSHYLNNKRMFEKLLDLNKLASVNDICVQLSLNEVARKAEELMTLFRGVAATEDTGTDTTHPQYAAMAVFQACRLLKKKVSKSKLMPFSNLRPTQFQQLEHQWDRMIAKHHKEVQVSATCDLEGKLKQSQQENIKGQEAKKLQKPQAEDYEVWKARMLATAQAKLKELEASRPDNQLLEA; the protein is encoded by the exons ATGACTACGCTAATAGAACAATTGATCACCAAAATGGGCCTGCGGGAGGAGCCCAACGTGATTGA GAAAACCACCGAGTTGGTGCGTCTGCTGGAACTGCGCTCCACAAATGTCCCTCTGCAGATCAATGAGTACGGGAAGATAGTCCTGTGTGCGGACTTGGCTTCCTGCCTGCTGGGCATCGGGTTCGACAAGGAGCAGGCCCTCAAGTTGTCCGGGCTGCGCAAGAGTCACTACCTCAACAACAAACGGATGTTCGAGAAGCTGCTGGATCTGAACAAGCTGGCCAGCGTGAACGACATCTGCGTGCAGCTGAGCCTCAATGAGGTGGCCCGCAAGGCGGAGGAGCTGATGACCCTCTTTAGGGGCGTGGCGGCCACCGAGGACACCGGCACCGACACCACCCATCCGCAGTACGCCGCCATGGCGGTCTTCCAGGCCTGCCGCCTGCTCAAGAAGAAGGTCTCCAAGTCGAAGCTCATGCCCTTCAGCAACCTGCGGCCCACGCAGTTCCAGCAGCTCGAGCACCAGTGGGATCGCATGATAGCCAAGCACCACAAGGAGGTTCAAGTATCAGCCACCTGCGATCTGGAGGGCAAGCTCAAGCAAAGCCAGCAGGAGAACATTAAGGGCCAGGAGGCCAAGAAGTTGCAGAAGCCTCAGGCGGAGGACTACGAAGTTTGGAAGGCGCGAATGCTGGCCACTGCCCAGGCCAAGCTGAAAGAACTGGAAGCATCCCGGCCGGATAACCAGCTCCTTGAGGCTTAG
- the LOC128256458 gene encoding proteasome subunit alpha type-3, giving the protein MSTIGTGYDLSASQFSPDGRVFQIDYASKAVEKSGTVIGIRGKDAVVLAVEKIITSKLYEPDAGGRIFTIEKNIGMAVAGLVADGNYVADIARQEAANFRQQFEHAIPLKHLCDRVAGYVHAYTLYSAVRPFGLSIIFASWDEVEGPQLYKIEPSGSSFGYFACASGKAKQQAKTEMEKLKPDMKIDDLVKSAGEIIYKVHDELKDKDFRFEMGLVGRITDGLHRINPPELTEKARNAGDAANKEDDSDNETH; this is encoded by the exons ATGAGTACTATTGGCACAGGA TACGACTTGTCGGCCTCGCAATTCTCGCCGGATGGTCGCGTTTTCCAGATCGACTACGCCTCGAAGGCGGTTGAGAAGAGCGGCACCGTTATCGGGATCCGTGGCAAGGACGCCGTGGTCCTGGCCGTGGAGAAGATCATCACCAGCAAGCTGTACGAACCGGACGCCGGTGGGCGCATCTTCACCATCGAGAAGAACATCGGAATGGCGGTGGCGGGACTGGTCGCCGATGGAAACTATGTGGCGGACATCGCCCGCCAGGAGGCGGCCAACTTCCGGCAGCAGTTCGAGCACGCCATCCCGCTTAAGCACCTGTGCGACCGCGTCGCCGGTTACGTCCACGCCTACACTCTGTACAGCGCCGTCCGCCCCTTCGGGCTGTCCATCATCTTCGCCTCGTGGGACGAGGTCGAGGGCCCGCAGCTCTACAAGATCGAGCCCTCTGGCTCCTCCTTCGGCTACTTCGCCTGCGCCAGCGGCAAGGCCAAGCAGCAGGCCAAGACCGAGATGGAGAAGCTCAAGCCGGACATGAAGATCGACGATCTGGTGAAGAGCGCCGGCGAAAT CATCTACAAGGTCCATGACGAACTCAAGGACAAGGACTTCCGCTTCGAAATGGGTCTGGTGGGCAGAATAACCGATGGCCTGCATCGCATTAATCCCCCAGAGCTGACGGAGAAGGCGCGGAATGCCGGAGATGCCGCCAACAAGGAGGATGACAGCGACAATGAGACGCACTAG
- the LOC128256603 gene encoding transducin beta-like protein 3, with protein MLANISEKSYAAEARYTNFYAGGDIAWSADGQHFYCLNGAVVNQVDVQTSQILQSFGATPSSAENKRPPELENIDVEEDTITCFGLSQEHLVTAHRSGLLRLWQLATGKLVKLWKAQHKGPVIRVEFSPCGRLICTSGGADATLRLWDYSNNSCLGALKDFPGPAWLLVFHPNVLRKEIYAGGSDNTVYAWNYETKTLRHKMRGHLSQITGLSFKSNASDCDEVVTVSRDKVLIVWQLQEQLESKQLKVLPLYDELEGVAYVDEGSQIIVASGPGKLQQVNVKTWKIRDLLSQSDFQISRLLHCSELKQLALVTTEQNILVYDSESLAAVKQLVGYNDEILDMCFMGDNDRYLAVATNSKHFKLYDTEHDMNCQLIVGHSDTVMSLAASQNLLISVGKDCSVRLWRLQHDKDCSLEALTQQANCHTSTIGCVAMTHNGATGFASVSQDGSMKVWQLARAKEDRNSYSFNLRYAALCHDKEVNCVAYAPNNKLLATASQDKTAKIWLAESNSLQGVLRGHTRGVWSVRFSPVDQVVLTSSSDCTLRLWSIGSFACIKRFDQECTILRAEFLDHGKFILSAASDGLLKLWNIKTNTCLQSLDEHSDRVWALAVSGRSNRFFYTGGADSKLIRFGDVTQATRNEALDQRQATLEQEQTLHSLLHAQKQLHKAFVLALNLDKPKASFDIINHFVRQRDEPGLRQLVDQLNVDQRVALLQHVKAWTTNSRHSQVGNLILKHLIGDALQDPKARFYNNGNMVEVLTPYVQRHFKRVTELNKELAFLEFIVKCM; from the exons ATGTTGGCGAATATCAGCGAGAAAAG CTATGCGGCGGAGGCGCGCTACACGAACTTCTACGCCGGCGGCGACATTGCCTGGAGCGCGGATGGCCAGCACTTTTACTGCCTGAATGGAGCGGTCGTCAACCAGGTGGATGTGCAGACCTCCCAGATCCTGCAGAGCTTCGGGGCGACTCCATCGTCGGCTGAGAACAAGAGGCCGCCGGAGCTGGAGAACATCGATGTGGAGGAGGACACAATCACCTGCTTCGGGCTGTCGCAGGAGCACCTGGTCACTGCTCACCGGAGTGGCCTGCTGCGGCTGTGGCAGCTGGCCACCGGCAAGCTGGTGAAGCTGTGGAAGGCCCAGCACAAGGGACCCGTCATCCGGGTGGAGTTCAGTCCCTGCGGCCGGCTCATCTGCACCAGCGGCGGGGCGGACGCCACACTGAGGCTGTGGGACTACTCGAACAACAGCTGCCTGGGCGCCCTGAAGGATTTTCCGGGTCCCGCCTGGCTGCTCGTCTTCCATCCCAACGTGCTGCGCAAGGAGATCTACGCCGGGGGATCGGACAACACCGTGTATGCCTGGAACTACGAAACGAAGACGCTGCGGCACAAAATGCGCGGCCATCTTTCGCAGATTACGGGCCTGAGCTTCAAGAGCAACGCCTCAGACTGCGATGAGGTGGTGACCGTCAGCCGGGACAAGGTGCTGATCGTGTGGCAACTGCAAGAGCAGTTGGAGAGCAAGCAGCTGAAGGTTCTCCCCCTGTACGATGAACTGGAGGGAGTCGCTTATGTGGACGAGGGAAGCCAGATAATAGTGGCCAGTGGGCCGGGGAAGCTGCAACAAGTGAATGTCAAGACTTGGAAGATCAGGGACCTTCTCTCCCAGTCCGACTTCCAGATCAGCAGACTGCTGCACTGCAGCGAGCTCAAGCAGCTGGCACTGGTCACCACTGAGCAGAATATCCTTGTCTACGACTCGGAAAGTCTGGCAGCAGTCAAACAGTTAGTGGGCTACAACGACGAGATCCTGGACATGTGCTTCATGGGCGACAACGATCGCTACCTGGCCGTGGCCACCAACAGCAAGCACTTCAAGCTGTACGACACGGAGCACGACATGAACTGCCAGCTGATCGTTGGCCACTCCGATACAGTCATGTCCCTGGCCGCCTCCCAGAACCTGCTCATCTCGGTGGGCAAGGACTGCAGCGTGCGCCTGTGGCGGCTGCAGCACGACAAGGACTGCTCTCTGGAGGCGCTAACTCAGCAGGCCAACTGCCACACGTCCACCATTGGATGCGTGGCCATGACGCACAACGGGGCCACCGGCTTTGCATCCGTCAGCCAGGACGGCAGCATGAAGGTGTGGCAGTTGGCCAGGGCCAAGGAGGACCGCAACTCGTACTCCTTCAATCTGCGCTACGCGGCGCTCTGCCACGACAAGGAGGTGAACTGTGTGGCCTATGCCCCCAACAACAAGCTGCTGGCCACCGCCTCGCAGGACAAGACGGCCAAGATCTGGCTGGCGGAGTCCAACTCGTTGCAGGGCGTGTTAAGGGGTCACACGCGTGGCGTGTGGAGTGTGCGATTCTCGCCGGTGGACCAGGTCGTGCTCACCTCGTCTTCGGACTGCACGCTGCGTCTCTGGTCCATCGGCAGCTTTGCCTGCATCAAGCGGTTCGATCAGGAGTGCACAATACTGCGGGCCGAGTTCCTGGATCACGGCAAGTTCATCCTGTCCGCCGCCTCCGATGGCCTGCTGAAGCTTTGGAACATCAAGACCAACACATGCCTGCAATCGCTGGACGAGCACAGCGACCGCGTCTGGGCTCTGGCCGTCTCCGGGCGGAGCAATCGGTTCTTCTACACCGGAGGGGCCGACTCCAAGCTGATACGCTTCGGCGACGTCACCCAGGCGACGCGCAACGAGGCGTTGGATCAGCGGCAGGCCACCTTGGAGCAGGAGCAGACCCTTCACTCGCTGCTGCACGCCCAGAAGCAGCTGCACAAGGCCTTCGTGCTGGCCCTGAACCTGGACAAGCCGAAGGCCAGCTTCGACATCATCAACCACTTTGTGCGCCAGCGAGATGAGCCCGGTCTCCGCCAGCTGGTGGACCAGTTGAACGTGGACCAGAGGGTGGCGCTGCTGCAGCATGTCAAGGCCTGGACCACCAACTCGCGGCACTCGCAGGTGGGCAACCTGATCCTCAAGCACTTGATCGGCGACGCCCTGCAGGATCCCAAGGCGCGGTTCTACAACAATGGCAACATGGTCGAGGTCCTCACGCCCTACGTCCAGAGGCACTTCAAGAGGGTCACCGAGCTGAACAAGGAACTGGCCTTCCTGGAGTTCATTGTCAAGTGTATGTAG